The following is a genomic window from Aminivibrio sp..
TAGTCAAAGAAGGAGGAATTTTTCGATGTTGCTGAAAATCATCGGCGCCGCCGGAGAAGTGACCGGATCAAGCTATCTTATCGAGTGCGGAACGAGCAGAGTGCTCGTAGACTGCGGCATTTTCCAGGGAAAAGACGACGACAGAAAAAACAGCGAGCCGTTTCCCTTCGCTGCCGGAAGCCTTGACGCAGTCCTTCTTACCCATGCCCACATGGATCATTCGGGCAGAATACCCCTCCTGGTGAAGGAGGGCTTCAAGGGAAAAGTCTTCGCCACTCTTCCCACCCTCGAACTGGTGAAAGTGCTCTGGTATGATTCCGCCAACCTGATGAAGGAAGAGGCGGAATGGAAAACAAAAAAGAATTCCAGAAAAGGGCTCAAACCCGTGGAGCCTCTGTATAGTGCCGAGCATGTGGACCAGGCAATCCGCCACCTTGCGGCCTCCAGCTATGACGACAGGATAACTGTGGCTCCAGGAGTCTCCGTTCGCTTCCGGGATGCAGGTCACATCCTCGGGAGTGCCATCCTCGAGATCTGGCTCACGGAAGACGAAAAGGAAGTGAAAATCGTCTTCAGCGGCGACCTCGGTCCCCAGAAAACGGTCATGGAACGAAATCCGGCCATCATTCCCGATGCCGATTACGTGGTCATGGAATCCACCTACGGCGACAGGCTCCACAGGACAAATGTCGAGAGCCGGGAGGAATTCCGGGAAGTCTTCACCAAGGTGCTTAAAAACAAGGGGAAGGTATTTATCCCCAGTTTCGTCGTGGACAGGGCCCAGAGAGTGCTCTACGAGCTTTCTCTTCTCAAGGACGAGGGAATCCTTGGAGAATCGGTCCCCATATTCTTCGATTCCCCAATGGGAGTCAAGGCGACGGAAATCTACAGAAAACACATGAATCTTCTCTCTTCGGAAATACAACAGTATGTCAGTGAGGGGAAAGATCCTTTTTCGCCGGGAAAACTGAAATACGTTTCCAGTGTCGAAGATTCACGGGCCATAAATGAAATTCGGCACGCAGTGGTCGTTGCCGGCAGCGGAATGGTCAACGGGGGAAGGATCGTCCACCATCTGAAGCACGGCATCTGGGATCCCAAAAACCACGTTGTGTTTGTCGGTTACCAGGCCAGGGGCACCCTAGGCCGCAGGATCGTCGAAGGAGAAAAGAATATCCGCATCGCCGGCGAGGATGTGACGGTGAAAGCGGAAATTCACACCATCAACGGCTTTTCGGCTCACGCAGACCGTGACGACCTACTCGCCTGGGCGTCAAACTTCACCACGCCCCCCCTGTTCCTCATCACCCACGGCGAACCTGAATCCTCTCTCGCCTTTTCCCAGACGCTCGAAAAGGCCGGGATGAAATCCGTTATCCCCTCCGCAGGACAGGAAATCCAGCTCGAGCCCAACGGTGCCGCCAAAGCGGTGAAACTTCCCGAACAGCCCGTGCTCCTGCGGGGTGAGGAAGTTCCGTCGGTGCTCACGGAGATCCTGACATTGGCTTCCGGCCTGAGGGAATCGGTTTCAGGCAAAGAAGACGAGGACATTCTTCCCCTGCTGCAGTCGACGAAGATTCTTCTTGAAACGGCCAGGGGAAAAATGTCGGCCAAAAAGGCCTAACCTTGCCAGGCCTGAAGGAGGATAACAAGCGAATGGGTGAGGGAAAAACGATGCGCCGGGCAGTTGCCTTTCTTGGAGCGCTCGCCTTGGCTGCCATGCTTTTTACCCTTGCCGGAAGCGTGCCTGAAGGGAAAAAACTTCCTTCGGCCATTCCCCCGCCCGGGGAGGGGGTTCCTTTCCTTTTCATCGAAGCCCGGGGTGATGTCTTCGCTTCAGTGCCGTCGGCATCACTACCCGGTGAATCAGGGAAAAATGCTCCGGTCCTCAGGGGGCTCCGGAGCCTTTTCCCCCTTTTAGCGGAGGCGGAAGAAGTTGCAGTGCTATTTTCCCTGGAACGGGGGCGCATACTAACAGACGGTGTGCTCCGTTTCAGCGGAGATGAATCGGAGAGCATCGCCCGGGGAACAGTCCCTGAAAGCTGGGGGACCTCGCTGGAGGCTGAGAAAGTACCCGGTGAGGGGCTTTTCGAGCTGAAGGGCGGCCCGACACCGCTTTTCCCCCTGTACTTCCGGGGCTGGAATGGGCTCACACTCGTCGGGACGACTCCGGACAGAGTGAACGCCATGATTGCTCTTCTTGAAAAGGGCACCGGAGGAATGAACATTTCATGGTCCGTGGAAAAAAGGTGGCCCAATCATTTCCTGTTCTTTGACGGCGGACTTTTCTCTCACTTCGCCTCGCAGGAGGGTATTTCCGTCGAGCCTGGAGGAATATCGGTGACTGCGGCCTGGAGGGGAGATCGCTCAGGGGGGCGGCTGAAATGGGAGGCCGACGGACTTGAAGCTCTGTTCCGCCGCGGCGAGCCGAAAAAAATAGCTCCTGTCATGTGGGACGACCGCTTCCTTGCCCCGGAACCCTTTATCGCATCCTTCGGAATCAGCCTGCCGGAAATACCCCCGTCTCTCTTCAGAAGGGCCGGCGCCGGTGAATGGAGTCTTCAGGACACGGTCGGCATCGGAGGAAAAGAACTGAATGAATTCTTGCCGGGGCCCGTAATGGTTTCTCTCGGTGGCACAGGCAAGCTCCTTGTCTTCTCACTGCCGGGAATCCTCTTCCAGCTTCCTGACAGGGGGACCGCCGGAACGGCGTTTGCCCGGTCCTTCTGGAGCCGGGAGTGGACCTCCCTTGTGCCTGCCGTTGAGAAACTCGAAGGGTTTCCCGAGGGAGGAACCGCCTCCATACCGTTCTCCATTGTGTGCGCGGCGAATTCTGAAATGCTCAGGATCGGTGTAATCGACGGGGAATCGCTGAAGTCCGAAAGGAAAAAGAAAATAACCGATTTCGTTCCCTTGATGAGGGAAGGGAAACGGGCAGTGTTTTGGGCTTTTCTGGACGGTCCCGCTTTTGCCGAAGCCATCCGGAGCCTGGCGAGAACCGGGAAGATCGTTGAAAGAATGGGCCGGACCATAGGCGTGAATATGAAAATGGTGGTCCGCGCATCAGAAATCCTTGAAAATTCTGGAGTGCTGACGGTTGTCATGCCTTCTCTTGGAGAAGGTGTCCTCGAATGGACGAAACCCCCCTCGCCGGCGAAGGGGAAATGATAGAACTCCGCCCGGAAACATACAGCCCGGAAGCGGTATACAATCAGGAGGGAGTACTATGTTCTCAGATGCGCTACAGGTCCTCAGGGAAAGGGGACACATCGAATGGTGCAGTAACGACGAGGAACTCGGGGCCCTGTTCCGGCGGGAGATGGTCACCGCCTATGTCGGATTTGACCCTACGGCGGACAGCCTTCACGTGGGACACCTGATCCCCATAATGGCTCTCGCATGGATTCAAAAATGCGGCCATCGTCCCATACCTCTTGCAGGCATGGGCACGGGGCTCATCGGTGACCCCTCCGGGAAAAGCAAGGAGAGAAACCTGCTCACCCTGGAAAAAGTAAAGGAAAATCTCGAGGGAGTGAAAAAGCAGCTAGCTTCCTTTCTCGATTTTGACAGCGGAGCAAACTCCGCCCTCTTGATCAACAATTACGAATGGCTCGGGAAGCTCACTTTCTTGGAAGTACTCCGGGATGTGGGGAAACACTTCTCGGTCAACTCCATGATTTCAAGGGAATACGTCAGGAGTCGTCTCGAAGACCCGGAGAAGAGCATTTCCTACACTGAATTTTCCTACGTCCTGCTCCAGGCTTACGACTTCCTTTACCTTTTCTCGAACTTCGGCTGCAGGCTCCAGATGGGCGGAAACGACCAACAGGGCAATATCATTTCCGGAGTGGATCTCATCCGGAAAAAAACCGGGGGAGAAGCCTTCGGGGCAACCCAGCCCCTCCTTCTCACGTCATCCGGAACAAAATTCGGAAAGACGGAAGAAGGGGCCGTATGGCTTGACCCCGCAAGAACCTCGCCCTACAAGTTCTACCAGTTCTGGATGAATGTGGAAGACCAGTCGGTGGAAAAACTGCTGAAGCTTTTCACGTTCCTGCCTCTCGACGAAATAGCCGGAATCATGACACTTCACGGAAAGTCTCCGGAGCGCCGGGAAGCCCAGAGACGCCTCGCCTGCGAGGTTACTGCCATCGTTCATGGTGCCGCAAACGCCGAAACGGTGAAGAAAGCCAGTTCGATTCTCTTCGGGGAATCTTTCGAGCCCAGGGAACTGTCGGACAACATGCTCCGGACCCTTTCGGCGGAAGTCCCCACGGGCGAGGTTCCCAGAGAATTTCCCCTTCCCCTGGTGGACCTTCTCACGTCTTCAGGCGCCTGTCCTTCAAAAAGCGAAGCCCGCCGCCTGATCAAAGGGGGCGGACTCTACGTGAACGGCGAACGGATCGTTGAAGAAAACCGTCAGGTCAAGGAAGAGGACGTACTGGGCGACCGGTATCTCTTTGTTCGGCTGGGAAAAAAACGGTTTTTCATGGTTCTTTTCCGGTAAACCTCCTCGGAGGGAGGGAATAAAAATGGCGAAGATCGAATGCTGCTGGTACATCGGAGAATCCCTCCTGCCCTGGGAGGCCTCAGTTGCGGGAACCCTTGCCAGGGCGCTGATACGAAGCGGGACTGTTCTTCACGCCTATTCCGGGTCGGGAACGGATCTCCTGAACATTCCAGGGCTTCTCTCATGGCGCTCAATGCACACCATAGAAAGGGCAGCGGCGGCCGGGACCAGGGGAAGGCTGTGGCATCTGTGGGGAACCCCTCCTTTCTGGTGGGGGCTGGTCAGGCTCAGGGCGAGAACCGTACACACCCGCTTCTCCCTGAAAACGGAATGGAAAGGCCATCCCACGGTGTTTTCCGCTACCGAGTGCTCCGGAGGAGAAACCTATATCCCCCCGGCGTTCGAGGTCAAGGTGAACTGGGGAGGAGAAGGTCCGGGAGAAACTTCCCCGGGAGATGAGTCTCTTCTCTGCCTTCTTGCGGGAGAGACTTCGGGAGAAAACGACTATTCTTCCCTTCTCGGAAGCATGGGGGCGGACTTCCGTCTGCTCGGCCGGGCAAGCGAGGAGACGATGCAGCTTCTCTCCCTCGGCAGGACAATGCTGCTCATAGAAAACCCTGTTCCCTCTCTTGCCCTTCTTTCGGCCAACGGGGCCCTTATGGGAGTCCCGACGGCGGCCCCTCGGTCGCCGGTCATGGATGAGCTCCTCGGGAAGGAAGGGTATGTCTATCTTGATCCATCTGCGGGAGCCGATGAAAAACGGTGGGTTCTGACCCGGCTCGCCGGTGAGGAAGGAAGAGCCGCTTCCGCTGCCGCAAGGCGCCATGTATCCGAACAGTTCACCCCTGAAAAGGGAGCGAAAAAGCTGGAAAACCTCTATATCTCTCTTTCCGGGGGGGACGCCCGTTGAAAGGTCGGGCAGCTGTTCTCAACGGTATCAGGGAATGGATCAGGCCAGGCTGGCGGGCTTTGGCAGTGGCGTCCTTTTTTTCCGGCGGGCTCAGGATCATCAGGCCGAGGCGGAATGTGGCCCTCGAAAA
Proteins encoded in this region:
- the tyrS gene encoding tyrosine--tRNA ligase yields the protein MFSDALQVLRERGHIEWCSNDEELGALFRREMVTAYVGFDPTADSLHVGHLIPIMALAWIQKCGHRPIPLAGMGTGLIGDPSGKSKERNLLTLEKVKENLEGVKKQLASFLDFDSGANSALLINNYEWLGKLTFLEVLRDVGKHFSVNSMISREYVRSRLEDPEKSISYTEFSYVLLQAYDFLYLFSNFGCRLQMGGNDQQGNIISGVDLIRKKTGGEAFGATQPLLLTSSGTKFGKTEEGAVWLDPARTSPYKFYQFWMNVEDQSVEKLLKLFTFLPLDEIAGIMTLHGKSPERREAQRRLACEVTAIVHGAANAETVKKASSILFGESFEPRELSDNMLRTLSAEVPTGEVPREFPLPLVDLLTSSGACPSKSEARRLIKGGGLYVNGERIVEENRQVKEEDVLGDRYLFVRLGKKRFFMVLFR
- a CDS encoding MBL fold metallo-hydrolase produces the protein MLLKIIGAAGEVTGSSYLIECGTSRVLVDCGIFQGKDDDRKNSEPFPFAAGSLDAVLLTHAHMDHSGRIPLLVKEGFKGKVFATLPTLELVKVLWYDSANLMKEEAEWKTKKNSRKGLKPVEPLYSAEHVDQAIRHLAASSYDDRITVAPGVSVRFRDAGHILGSAILEIWLTEDEKEVKIVFSGDLGPQKTVMERNPAIIPDADYVVMESTYGDRLHRTNVESREEFREVFTKVLKNKGKVFIPSFVVDRAQRVLYELSLLKDEGILGESVPIFFDSPMGVKATEIYRKHMNLLSSEIQQYVSEGKDPFSPGKLKYVSSVEDSRAINEIRHAVVVAGSGMVNGGRIVHHLKHGIWDPKNHVVFVGYQARGTLGRRIVEGEKNIRIAGEDVTVKAEIHTINGFSAHADRDDLLAWASNFTTPPLFLITHGEPESSLAFSQTLEKAGMKSVIPSAGQEIQLEPNGAAKAVKLPEQPVLLRGEEVPSVLTEILTLASGLRESVSGKEDEDILPLLQSTKILLETARGKMSAKKA